The Halomicronema hongdechloris C2206 genome includes a window with the following:
- a CDS encoding NAD(P)H-quinone oxidoreductase subunit N: MDVVNLSAQLNAAAILPEGIVILTLLAVLVGDLIVGRSSARWTPYVAIAGLLVALVALVFQWDIDNPIAFLGGFNGDALSVVFRGIIVLSAAVTVPMSVRYVEQSGTSLAEFLVILMAATLGGMFLTGADELVMVFVSLETLGIASYLLTGYMKRDPRSNEAALKYLLIGAASSAIFLYGVSLLYGLSGGQTRLTEIANTVLAEGGDAPIGLIVALVFVIAGIAFKIAAVPFHQWTPDVYEGSPTPVVAFLSVGSKAAGFALAIRLLVTAFPAVSQQWQFVFTALAILSMVLGNVVALAQTSMKRLLAYSSIGQAGFVMIGLVIGTEAGYASMIFYLLIYLFMNLGGFICVILFSLRTGTDQISEYSGLYQKDPLLTLGLSICLLSLGGIPPLAGFFGKLYIFWAGWQAGAYGLVLVGLLTSVVSIYYYIRVIKMMVVKEPHEMSDAVKDYPEICWTLPGMRPLQVSLVLTVVVTSLAGVLSNPLFTLANNSVTHTPLLQSALTPTNAEQVSLQSSQLSGD; encoded by the coding sequence ATGGATGTTGTCAACCTTAGTGCGCAGCTTAATGCAGCGGCCATTTTGCCAGAGGGCATTGTCATCCTTACCCTATTGGCAGTTCTGGTCGGAGATCTGATTGTCGGGCGCTCGTCGGCCCGATGGACTCCTTACGTTGCGATCGCAGGTCTCCTCGTCGCCCTCGTCGCCTTGGTCTTCCAATGGGACATTGACAACCCCATTGCCTTCCTGGGGGGATTTAATGGAGACGCCCTCAGCGTTGTCTTCCGAGGCATCATTGTATTATCGGCAGCCGTCACGGTTCCCATGTCGGTGCGCTATGTGGAGCAATCAGGCACCTCTCTGGCCGAGTTTCTGGTGATTCTCATGGCGGCCACCCTGGGCGGCATGTTCCTCACCGGGGCTGATGAACTGGTGATGGTCTTTGTCTCCTTAGAAACCCTGGGTATTGCTTCCTATCTCCTCACCGGTTATATGAAGCGAGATCCCCGCTCCAATGAGGCCGCGCTTAAGTATCTGCTCATTGGGGCCGCCAGCTCTGCCATCTTTCTCTATGGTGTTTCTCTGCTCTACGGTCTGTCGGGAGGCCAAACCCGCCTGACAGAAATTGCCAATACGGTCCTGGCGGAAGGAGGCGATGCCCCCATTGGCCTGATCGTCGCCTTGGTCTTCGTCATTGCTGGCATTGCCTTCAAAATTGCCGCTGTCCCCTTCCACCAATGGACTCCTGACGTCTACGAAGGGTCCCCCACCCCTGTGGTAGCCTTCCTATCGGTAGGGTCCAAAGCAGCCGGCTTTGCCCTAGCGATTCGACTGCTAGTGACAGCATTTCCAGCAGTTTCCCAGCAATGGCAATTTGTCTTTACCGCCCTAGCCATTCTCAGCATGGTGCTCGGTAACGTTGTCGCCCTGGCCCAAACCAGTATGAAGCGGCTATTGGCCTATTCTTCAATTGGTCAGGCAGGTTTTGTCATGATTGGCCTGGTTATCGGCACCGAAGCCGGCTATGCCAGCATGATCTTCTACCTGCTGATTTATCTGTTCATGAACCTGGGCGGTTTCATTTGCGTCATCTTGTTCTCCCTACGCACCGGCACCGATCAGATCAGCGAATACAGTGGTCTCTATCAGAAAGATCCCCTATTAACCTTGGGTCTGAGTATTTGTCTGCTCTCCTTGGGAGGGATTCCGCCTCTGGCCGGATTTTTTGGTAAGCTCTACATTTTTTGGGCCGGTTGGCAGGCTGGAGCCTATGGCCTAGTGCTGGTGGGTCTACTCACTAGTGTTGTCTCTATCTATTACTACATCCGAGTCATCAAGATGATGGTGGTGAAGGAGCCCCATGAGATGTCTGATGCCGTCAAAGACTACCCCGAAATCTGTTGGACCTTACCAGGTATGCGGCCTCTTCAGGTCAGCTTGGTCTTAACGGTCGTTGTTACCTCACTAGCAGGGGTGCTGTCCAATCCCTTATTCACTCTAGCCAACAACTCAGTCACCCATACGCCGCTACTACAATCAGCCCTCACGCCGACTAATGCTGAGCAAGTGTCCCTGCAGTCATCCCAGCTGTCTGGGGACTGA
- a CDS encoding sensor histidine kinase, with translation MSKLNLRSRLLLSHLMVMAVGIVTLASVSWIYSPKLFIITLQRIERYGIGVRQVRTDLIQGFESAWARGMTWSILLGGGAAGSLSFLLSRRIVQPLLQLEQVTRKFATGDLEERVPASDIPELDQLATSFNRMADDLAGVEQRRRELIGDLTHELRTPLTIVKGYLEGLADGTIEPSPDIYRRLARETTRLKRLVNDLQELSKLEAGYLPIQAQPMALCPLLAGLVHHFDNQLVDGQVQLTLECPNNLPLVKADPERVEQIVVNLLSNALRHTARGSVWVTALAVQGQVWVQVQDTGTGIAEADLPYIFERFWRAKPASKDTVETKRDQSSSEGSGVGLTICRRLVELQGGRIEVESQPGQGSTFRFSLPIAADNYNK, from the coding sequence ATGTCCAAACTGAACCTGCGCAGCCGTCTATTGCTATCTCACTTAATGGTGATGGCGGTGGGTATTGTGACACTGGCTAGCGTCAGCTGGATTTACTCCCCCAAGCTTTTTATCATCACGTTGCAGCGCATTGAACGCTACGGTATTGGCGTGCGCCAGGTGCGAACCGATTTGATTCAGGGGTTTGAGTCAGCCTGGGCCCGAGGCATGACTTGGTCAATTTTGCTGGGGGGAGGAGCTGCCGGTAGCCTCAGTTTTTTATTATCCCGGCGCATTGTGCAGCCTCTGCTGCAACTAGAACAGGTGACCCGTAAATTTGCCACAGGGGACTTAGAGGAGCGGGTACCCGCATCCGATATCCCTGAACTCGATCAGCTGGCCACCAGTTTCAACCGCATGGCCGATGATCTGGCTGGCGTCGAGCAGCGACGGCGAGAACTCATCGGCGATTTGACCCACGAATTACGTACCCCCCTGACCATCGTCAAGGGATATCTGGAAGGGTTGGCCGATGGCACCATCGAACCATCGCCTGACATATATCGACGATTAGCCCGCGAAACCACTCGACTCAAACGGTTGGTCAATGATCTGCAAGAGTTATCGAAATTAGAGGCGGGCTATTTGCCCATTCAAGCCCAACCGATGGCTCTCTGTCCCTTATTGGCAGGGTTGGTGCATCATTTTGACAATCAGTTGGTTGATGGGCAGGTGCAGTTGACACTGGAGTGCCCCAATAACTTACCCCTGGTGAAAGCAGATCCTGAGCGGGTAGAGCAGATCGTCGTCAACCTGCTCAGCAATGCCCTGCGCCACACGGCTAGGGGCTCGGTCTGGGTCACTGCCCTGGCAGTTCAGGGCCAAGTCTGGGTGCAGGTCCAGGACACAGGCACCGGTATTGCTGAGGCTGATTTACCTTACATTTTCGAACGCTTCTGGAGAGCTAAGCCAGCCTCTAAAGATACGGTAGAGACGAAACGGGACCAATCCTCTTCTGAGGGATCTGGCGTTGGCCTTACCATCTGCCGCCGGTTAGTAGAACTCCAAGGCGGTCGTATCGAAGTGGAGAGTCAGCCGGGTCAAGGCAGTACCTTTCGATTCTCCCTACCCATAGCTGCTGACAACTACAATAAATAG